A genomic segment from Equus przewalskii isolate Varuska chromosome X, EquPr2, whole genome shotgun sequence encodes:
- the NAP1L3 gene encoding nucleosome assembly protein 1-like 3, translated as MAEADLKVVSEPAAQGFAEEMMANSSSDTGEESDSSSSSRSTSGSSSSRGRLYRKKRVSGPSRRVRRAPSGKNFLDRLPPAVRDRVQALRNIQDECDKVDAQFLKAIHDLERKYAELSKPLYDRRFQIINAEYEPTEEECEWNSEDEVFSSDEEVQEDSPSEMPALEGEEEDDPQEKPEETPGENEVPNDIPEAKTEKKAESKDFLEGKPGVKEDPKEVPQAMSGSKEQPKATEAKARTGVKEAPKRVPEVRPQERVNLKRARKGKPKNEDPKGIPDYWLTVLKNVDKLGPMIQKYDEPILKFLSDVSLKFSKPGQPISYTFEFCFLPNPYFRDEVLTKTYIIKSKPDHDDPFFSWGWEIQDCKGCKIDWRRGKDVTVTTTQSHRAATGEIEMQPRVVSTASFFNFFSPPEIPQIGKLEPREDAILDEDFEIGQILHDNVILKSVYYYTGEVNGTYVDGKHYRNRKYRK; from the coding sequence ATGGCAGAAGCGGATCTTAAGGTGGTCTCGGAACCTGCCGCCCAGGGGTTTGCTGAAGAGATGATGGCTAACTCCTCTAGCGATACTGGGGAAGAGTCTGACAGCAGTAGCTCGAGCAGAAGCACTAGTGGCAGCAGCAGTAGCCGCGGCCGCTTATATAGAAAGAAGAGGGTATCTGGGCCTTCCAGAAGGGTGCGACGGGCTCCGTCGGGTAAAAATTTCTTGGATCGGCTGCCCCCGGCAGTTAGAGATCGTGTGCAGGCGCTCCGAAATATTCAAGATGAATGTGACAAGGTAGACGCTCAGTTCTTAAAGGCAATTCACGATCTCGAAAGAAAGTATGCAGAACTCAGTAAGCCTCTCTATGATCGGCGATTTCAAATCATCAATGCAGAATATGAACCTACAGAAGAAGAATGTGAGTGGAATTCGGAGGATGAGGTGTTCAGCAGTGACGAGGAGGTGCAGGAAGACAGCCCTAGTGAAATGCCTGCCTTAGAAGGTGAGGAAGAAGACGACCCTCAAGAAAAACCCGAAGAAACGCCTGGAGAAAATGAGGTTCCTAACGACATTCCTGaggcaaagactgaaaaaaaagcaGAGTCTAAAGATTTTCTGGAGGGAAAGCCTGGAGTAAAAGAAGATCCTAAAGAAGTCCCCCAGGCAATGTCAGGAAGCAAAGAACAGCCTAAGGCAACAGAGGCTAAGGCAAGGACTGGAGTGAAAGAGGCTCCTAAAAGAGTTCCTGAAGTCAGGCCTCAAGAAAGAGTGAATCTTAAAAGAGCTCGGAAGGGAAAGCCTAAAAACGAAGATCCTAAAGGCATTCCTGACTACTGGCTGACTGTTTTAAAGAATGTTGACAAGCTCGGGCCCATGATTCAGAAGTATGACGAGCCTATTCTGAAGTTCTTGTCAGATGTTAGCCTGAAGTTCTCAAAACCTGGCCAGCCTATAAGTTAcacatttgaattttgttttctaccCAATCCGTACTTCAGAGATGAGGTGCTGACCAAGACATATATAATAAAGTCGAAACCAGATCACGATGATCCCTTCTTCTCTTGGGGATGGGAAATCCAAGATTGCAAAGGCTGTAAGATAgactggaggagaggaaaagatgtTACCGTGACAACCACCCAGAGTCACAGAGCTGCTACTGGAGAAATTGAAATGCAGCCAAGAGTGGTTTCTACTGCatcattcttcaatttctttagcCCTCCTGAGATTCCCCAAATCGGAAAGCTAGAACCACGAGAAGATGCTATCCTTGATGAGGACTTTGAAATTGGTCAAATTTTACATGATAATGTCATCTTGAAATCAGTCTATTACTATACAGGAGAAGTCAACGGTACCTATGTTGATGGTAAAcattacagaaacagaaaatatcgaaaataa